A genomic stretch from Corynebacterium sp. 21KM1197 includes:
- a CDS encoding DoxX family protein, with translation MTTISIVLTYVLAAVLAGDALLSIKPPAFISRCLSGVNFPRDWWWALIGIKTLAALALVVGALRQDPSIAATASLGVVGYFLFAIVAHIRAKFLGSEFWLNCLGMTALSAVVAAVNVSQVLS, from the coding sequence ATGACCACCATCAGTATCGTTCTCACCTACGTTCTTGCGGCCGTGCTGGCCGGGGACGCGCTGCTTTCCATTAAGCCGCCGGCTTTCATCTCCCGGTGTCTTTCCGGGGTGAACTTCCCCAGGGATTGGTGGTGGGCGCTCATCGGAATCAAGACGCTCGCCGCCTTGGCCCTGGTGGTCGGTGCGTTGCGTCAGGATCCCAGTATCGCGGCCACGGCCTCCCTCGGAGTGGTGGGGTACTTCCTCTTTGCCATCGTGGCGCATATCCGGGCGAAGTTTCTGGGCAGCGAGTTCTGGCTTAACTGTTTGGGCATGACGGCCCTGAGCGCCGTGGTGGCGGCCGTGAACGTGAGCCAGGTTCTTTCCTAA
- a CDS encoding SDR family oxidoreductase produces the protein MTSSVFISGAARGIGRATALILARRGWIVGVYDILDDFGWAQGEGNIHTGYLDVTNPESWEEALADFTAHTGGRLDAMVNNAGILYAGSFTGAGSYAQDSTTVDVNVKGVMYGARAAYPYLRQVRGSRLVNLASASAIYGIPDLAVYSASKFAVRGITEALEQEWEEEGIIVSDVWPLFARTALLHGVSTTSTSRLGVRLEAEDVALAVANRVEEKRSRPVKVHQPVGLQTKILYALSNFSPNWLVRYVNAKLTTDRKIKV, from the coding sequence ATGACTTCCTCAGTTTTTATTTCCGGGGCCGCCCGTGGCATTGGCCGCGCCACGGCCCTGATCCTCGCCCGCCGAGGTTGGATCGTGGGTGTATATGACATTCTGGATGATTTTGGCTGGGCCCAGGGCGAGGGGAATATCCACACCGGGTACCTGGACGTGACTAATCCCGAGTCCTGGGAGGAGGCGCTGGCGGACTTCACCGCGCACACCGGGGGGAGGTTGGACGCGATGGTCAATAACGCGGGGATTCTCTATGCCGGTTCATTTACGGGAGCTGGTTCCTACGCTCAGGATTCCACCACCGTGGACGTGAATGTGAAGGGCGTGATGTATGGGGCGCGGGCGGCGTATCCGTATCTGCGGCAGGTGAGGGGTTCTCGGCTGGTTAATTTGGCCTCCGCCTCGGCTATTTATGGGATCCCGGACCTCGCGGTGTATTCCGCCAGCAAGTTTGCGGTGCGGGGTATCACGGAGGCCCTGGAGCAGGAGTGGGAGGAAGAGGGGATCATTGTCTCCGACGTGTGGCCGCTCTTTGCCCGCACGGCGCTGCTGCACGGGGTATCCACCACCAGCACCTCGCGGCTGGGGGTGCGGCTGGAGGCGGAGGATGTGGCCTTGGCCGTGGCTAACCGGGTGGAGGAAAAGCGTTCCCGCCCGGTGAAGGTGCACCAGCCGGTGGGGTTGCAGACGAAGATCCTTTACGCGCTCTCCAATTTCAGCCCCAACTGGCTGGTGCGGTACGTGAACGCCAAACTCACCACGGACAGGAAGATCAAGGTTTAG